A portion of the Effusibacillus lacus genome contains these proteins:
- a CDS encoding branched-chain amino acid ABC transporter permease, giving the protein MPGRVKTFRKDLLAYLLIVVLFPFLLSDDYYHSVGVIVGLHAIVAIGLGLVMGLAGQISLGQAGFWGIGAYTSAVLSAKYGISPVLGILAGAIVPGIVAFFVARAIAGLQGYYLAMATLAFGYIVQIGITEWESVTGGANGMISIPSLDVFGIGTSEVSMYYLVWGVVTLVLLFSLNIMNSRVGRAYRAIHKSEIAATSMGIHVAHFKLGAFVASGMFAGISGALYAHYMGILDPQPFGLHESIKFLTMVVIGGMSSIWGALIGAVIINAISEVLLVLSEHFPWLKGDIDTIVFGAILVAIIMFMPEGLVPRLRSWAKKPKSSVRAANRSEKAEMETVA; this is encoded by the coding sequence ATGCCGGGAAGAGTCAAAACATTTAGAAAAGATCTTCTTGCTTATCTCCTGATTGTGGTTCTGTTCCCATTCTTGCTGTCGGACGATTATTACCATTCAGTGGGGGTAATCGTCGGTTTGCACGCGATCGTTGCCATTGGACTGGGGCTCGTTATGGGCTTGGCTGGCCAGATCTCACTGGGGCAAGCGGGATTCTGGGGAATCGGGGCTTACACTTCGGCTGTTTTGTCTGCAAAATATGGGATCTCTCCAGTACTGGGGATCCTGGCGGGAGCGATTGTCCCCGGAATCGTCGCTTTCTTCGTTGCGCGGGCAATTGCCGGATTGCAAGGGTATTATCTGGCAATGGCCACACTGGCCTTCGGGTATATCGTGCAAATCGGAATCACGGAGTGGGAATCGGTTACGGGCGGTGCCAACGGAATGATCAGCATCCCGTCGCTGGATGTCTTCGGGATTGGTACCAGCGAAGTCAGCATGTACTACCTGGTATGGGGTGTCGTTACACTCGTTCTGCTGTTTTCCCTTAACATTATGAACTCACGTGTGGGCCGTGCATACCGTGCCATTCACAAAAGTGAAATTGCCGCCACTTCGATGGGGATCCACGTTGCTCATTTCAAACTGGGTGCCTTTGTAGCAAGCGGAATGTTTGCCGGTATTTCGGGTGCTCTATATGCCCACTACATGGGAATACTTGACCCGCAACCATTCGGACTGCACGAATCCATCAAATTTCTGACGATGGTGGTGATCGGAGGGATGAGCAGTATCTGGGGAGCCTTGATCGGCGCTGTGATTATCAATGCCATCAGTGAGGTGTTGCTTGTCTTGAGCGAGCATTTCCCATGGCTGAAAGGTGATATTGACACCATCGTATTCGGTGCCATTCTGGTCGCGATCATCATGTTTATGCCGGAAGGATTGGTTCCCCGTTTGCGGTCTTGGGCCAAGAAGCCCAAAAGCAGCGTGCGGGCGGCAAACCGGTCTGAAAAAGCGGAAATGGAGACGGTGGCATGA
- a CDS encoding branched-chain amino acid ABC transporter permease: MTEFFQYIVNGFVVGGVYAIVAVGFVTIYNVSRVINLAQGEFLMLGSMLTVSFISMQVPYGVAMLLAILMVTGLGILMQKYVVGVARQATPLSLIILTIGVSILIRGIASQIWGKDSYSLEPLTGNEPLAIGGVSIARQSVWIVLSVLVILIFLWYLMEKTMIGKKIKACSVNPLAARLMGVSPPRMTMLAFAISAATGALAGIVIAPLSVTSYDAGILLGIKGFSAAIFGGLGSPIGATVAGLLLGLMESLGAGLISSGVKDAIAFLVLIAVLLIRPTGLFGERNVGKGGL; encoded by the coding sequence ATGACGGAATTTTTCCAATATATAGTCAATGGTTTCGTTGTTGGCGGGGTTTATGCCATCGTGGCTGTGGGCTTTGTAACCATTTACAACGTCAGCAGGGTGATCAATTTGGCGCAGGGTGAGTTTCTGATGCTGGGCAGCATGCTGACCGTTTCCTTCATAAGCATGCAGGTTCCTTACGGGGTCGCCATGCTTCTCGCCATCCTGATGGTAACGGGGCTTGGCATTCTGATGCAGAAATATGTTGTCGGGGTGGCCAGGCAAGCGACACCTTTAAGTCTTATTATCCTTACCATCGGCGTATCGATATTGATTCGGGGCATCGCCAGTCAGATCTGGGGCAAGGACTCTTACAGCCTGGAACCGTTAACCGGGAATGAACCCCTGGCGATAGGCGGAGTCAGCATTGCCCGGCAAAGTGTCTGGATTGTGCTCTCCGTACTGGTCATTCTTATCTTCCTCTGGTATCTGATGGAGAAAACGATGATCGGCAAAAAAATCAAAGCTTGTTCCGTCAATCCGTTAGCTGCCAGATTAATGGGAGTGAGCCCCCCCAGGATGACAATGCTTGCATTTGCCATCAGCGCAGCGACGGGTGCGTTGGCTGGGATTGTGATCGCGCCCCTGAGTGTCACCTCCTATGATGCTGGCATTTTGTTGGGCATCAAAGGGTTCTCGGCTGCGATATTTGGCGGATTGGGAAGCCCGATTGGAGCGACGGTGGCCGGATTGCTCTTGGGATTAATGGAATCTCTTGGTGCGGGACTGATCAGTTCGGGGGTAAAAGATGCCATTGCCTTCCTGGTGCTGATTGCCGTTTTGTTGATCAGGCCAACAGGACTGTTTGGGGAACGGAACGTAGGGAAAGGAGGCCTGTAG
- the paaX gene encoding phenylacetic acid degradation operon negative regulatory protein PaaX, whose amino-acid sequence MKPQSLLFTIYGEYVRHHGGEIWVGSLTRLMGEFGMSEQAVRVAISRIVSQGWLKARKIGNRSYYSMTPRGKKRLDEAGARIYKQTSAEWNGKWCIATYNIPEKKRAIRDQLRKELSWMGFGMLANSTWISPHDLAERVKEIAESYNISDHVEIFTSEYMGIGTDKQLVEKCWNLDEINDAYRKFIRQYQPQYEKLREQIIRNQEISDSKCFVEKTELVHEYRKFLFIDPSLPDELLPDFWVGREADQLFRDYYSLLDPGAVRFFLSVFETAPNKK is encoded by the coding sequence TTGAAACCGCAATCTCTTCTTTTCACCATATACGGCGAGTATGTACGCCACCATGGAGGTGAAATCTGGGTAGGCAGCTTAACCCGTTTGATGGGTGAGTTTGGAATGTCGGAACAGGCGGTGCGTGTCGCCATCTCAAGGATTGTCAGCCAGGGATGGCTGAAAGCGAGGAAAATCGGCAACCGGTCCTACTATTCCATGACTCCCCGAGGGAAGAAGCGTTTGGATGAGGCAGGTGCCCGGATTTACAAGCAGACATCAGCCGAATGGAATGGCAAATGGTGTATCGCAACCTATAACATCCCGGAAAAGAAACGGGCGATTCGCGATCAACTGCGAAAAGAACTTTCCTGGATGGGATTCGGGATGCTGGCCAACAGTACCTGGATCAGCCCGCATGATTTGGCTGAACGCGTGAAGGAAATTGCCGAGTCCTACAATATTTCCGATCATGTTGAGATTTTCACCTCGGAATATATGGGGATCGGCACAGACAAGCAACTTGTGGAGAAATGCTGGAATCTTGATGAGATCAACGACGCTTACCGGAAATTTATCCGTCAGTACCAGCCGCAATATGAAAAGCTTCGGGAGCAAATCATCCGGAACCAGGAGATTTCGGACAGCAAGTGCTTTGTAGAAAAGACAGAACTGGTGCACGAATACCGCAAGTTTCTGTTTATTGACCCCAGTCTGCCGGATGAGTTGCTGCCCGATTTTTGGGTGGGGCGAGAGGCAGACCAATTGTTCCGTGATTATTACTCGTTGCTCGATCCGGGTGCGGTCCGGTTTTTCCTGAGTGTATTTGAAACCGCTCCGAACAAGAAATAG
- a CDS encoding thioesterase family protein, translating into MKSGLLPGVVTEFTVTVTEDMRPSFDGQVIHDVMSTVSMIHFMELAGRKIILPFLEEGEEGAGFAIDVRHVGPAVVGQEVTFRAICTEVTSKRVVCGVLAGTKWNLVGKGSFTQAIFQKRDMIQRIEELQNRLKAENVP; encoded by the coding sequence ATAAAATCGGGCCTGCTGCCGGGAGTTGTAACGGAATTCACAGTTACTGTAACGGAAGATATGCGTCCATCCTTTGACGGCCAGGTGATTCACGATGTGATGTCCACCGTGTCCATGATCCATTTCATGGAACTGGCGGGTCGAAAAATCATCCTCCCTTTCCTGGAAGAGGGGGAAGAAGGGGCGGGATTCGCCATCGACGTAAGACATGTGGGGCCGGCCGTGGTAGGGCAGGAGGTGACTTTTCGCGCAATCTGCACGGAGGTAACCTCAAAACGGGTAGTCTGTGGCGTCCTGGCCGGGACGAAATGGAATCTGGTCGGCAAAGGGTCTTTCACGCAGGCGATCTTTCAAAAGCGGGACATGATCCAACGTATTGAAGAATTGCAAAACAGGCTGAAAGCGGAAAACGTTCCTTAG
- the pcaF gene encoding 3-oxoadipyl-CoA thiolase gives MRTPVIIDAVRTPIGRYGGALKDVRPDDLGAVVIRKLMERNPFDADLIDDVIFGCANQAGEDNRDVARMSVLLAGLPVTVPGVTVNRLCGSGLEAVNQCANAIEAGRGQVYIAGGTESMTRAPFVMLKSDSSFPRGNQQMFDTTIGWRFVNPKLADRYYPYSMGETAENVAEQYGISREDQDTFALMSQQKYAKALAEGKFNDEMVPVEIPGRKGEITIFDRDEHPRPDTTLEQLARLKPAFRKGGTVTAGNSSGVNDGAAALLLMEQETAVRLGFKPRARVVASAVAGVDPSVMGIGPVPAARKVLKQADLRLEDMDLIEINEAFAAQALACARELNVDPQRLNVNGGAIAIGHPLGCSGARILATLLNEMERRNVRYGLAAMCIGVGQGIATIIERC, from the coding sequence GTGAGAACACCGGTCATCATTGATGCTGTGCGAACGCCGATTGGGCGGTACGGCGGAGCGTTAAAAGATGTCCGTCCTGACGATTTGGGAGCCGTAGTCATCCGCAAACTTATGGAAAGAAATCCGTTTGACGCCGACCTAATTGATGACGTGATCTTCGGATGCGCCAATCAGGCCGGTGAAGACAACCGGGATGTGGCGAGAATGTCCGTCTTGTTGGCGGGTCTTCCGGTGACTGTTCCCGGAGTGACCGTCAATCGGCTTTGCGGCTCCGGTCTTGAGGCAGTGAATCAATGTGCCAATGCAATCGAAGCAGGACGGGGACAAGTGTACATCGCCGGCGGTACGGAAAGTATGACAAGGGCCCCCTTTGTAATGTTGAAATCCGACAGTTCATTCCCTCGCGGGAATCAGCAGATGTTTGACACCACGATCGGTTGGCGATTCGTCAATCCGAAACTGGCAGACAGGTACTACCCCTACAGCATGGGCGAGACTGCCGAAAATGTGGCCGAGCAGTATGGCATCAGCCGGGAAGACCAGGATACATTCGCGCTGATGAGTCAGCAGAAATATGCGAAAGCCTTGGCGGAAGGCAAATTCAACGACGAAATGGTTCCGGTTGAAATCCCGGGTCGCAAAGGTGAGATCACAATCTTTGATCGGGATGAGCATCCTCGTCCTGATACAACCCTGGAACAGTTGGCCAGGCTCAAACCCGCTTTCCGTAAAGGGGGAACGGTAACCGCCGGTAACTCATCGGGTGTGAATGATGGTGCGGCTGCCCTGTTGCTCATGGAGCAGGAGACGGCAGTGCGGCTGGGTTTCAAACCAAGAGCCCGCGTAGTGGCTTCAGCGGTTGCGGGTGTTGACCCATCCGTCATGGGAATCGGACCAGTGCCTGCTGCACGAAAAGTATTGAAGCAAGCGGATTTAAGACTCGAGGACATGGATCTGATCGAAATCAATGAAGCGTTTGCAGCTCAAGCATTGGCCTGCGCCCGTGAGTTGAATGTAGATCCCCAACGTTTAAATGTAAACGGAGGGGCGATTGCTATCGGCCATCCGCTAGGATGCAGCGGAGCCCGAATTCTTGCCACTTTGCTGAATGAAATGGAACGACGAAACGTCCGCTACGGCTTGGCCGCCATGTGTATAGGCGTCGGACAGGGAATTGCCACGATTATCGAACGCTGCTGA
- a CDS encoding enoyl-CoA hydratase-related protein, producing MFGTIVYEVEDSIARITLNRPDKFNAFTEQMHKEMIEAFKRADKDPGVRCIVLTGAGKAFNAGQDLGDVQGQDIDFGEFLRKRYNPLITQMRKTEKPILAAVNGVAAGAGMSLALACDIRLASEKASFVNVFVSIGLVPDSGGCYFLPRIVGIGKALELAMTGDKVTAEEAYRIGLVSKVYPAETFEADTMEYARKLAKLPTKAIGLIKRSMYKGLHMTLEETLEYEALVQEIAGSTEDHKEGVAAFFEKRTPVFKGK from the coding sequence ATGTTCGGGACAATTGTCTATGAAGTTGAAGACAGCATTGCCAGAATTACGCTAAACCGCCCGGATAAGTTTAATGCTTTTACCGAACAAATGCATAAGGAAATGATCGAAGCTTTCAAACGGGCCGACAAGGACCCCGGGGTTCGCTGCATCGTGTTGACGGGTGCCGGCAAAGCGTTTAACGCTGGGCAGGATCTTGGCGATGTTCAGGGACAGGATATTGACTTCGGAGAATTTTTGCGAAAACGCTACAATCCGCTGATTACTCAAATGCGAAAGACCGAGAAGCCAATCCTGGCAGCAGTCAATGGAGTGGCCGCCGGGGCCGGCATGAGCCTGGCATTGGCTTGCGATATCCGGCTCGCTTCCGAGAAAGCGTCATTTGTGAATGTATTTGTGAGCATCGGGTTGGTTCCCGATTCCGGCGGGTGTTACTTCCTGCCAAGAATTGTGGGGATTGGGAAAGCATTGGAACTGGCCATGACCGGGGACAAAGTAACGGCCGAAGAAGCGTACCGCATCGGGTTGGTCTCGAAAGTGTATCCGGCCGAAACATTTGAAGCGGATACCATGGAATACGCCCGCAAACTGGCCAAACTGCCGACCAAAGCAATCGGTTTGATCAAACGCTCAATGTACAAAGGGCTTCACATGACTTTGGAAGAAACCCTGGAATATGAAGCGTTGGTTCAGGAAATTGCGGGGAGTACGGAAGACCATAAGGAAGGCGTAGCTGCCTTCTTTGAGAAAAGAACGCCTGTTTTCAAGGGGAAATAG